The Pogoniulus pusillus isolate bPogPus1 chromosome 6, bPogPus1.pri, whole genome shotgun sequence genomic interval caccaggctgtgcttttGTCTTCCAGGTCTGCAGCATGGGGGGGTCTCTGGCTGCGAGGCTCATGTTCAACAGCAGCTGGTCTGAATTCACTCGCTGCCTGCCCACCTGCTCGCTCGTGCTGCCCCTCCCTACAGGACTTGTGCAGAGCCCCATCCCCAGGCGAGAAAGGATGTGCCCCTAGTGGGGCTGAACCACACAGGCAGCCTGAACCAGCTAGCTGGAGTCCGAGGGCCCTtggccagctgctgctcagtaGCATCTGGTCTCAAGGAAGAGGTGGGAAAAGGAAAGTTGGAGAGGTGTCTggcacagcttccctgcagagcGAGCAGGAAGGGGCAGCCCAACCCAGAACTGCCCTTACCATCATTTACCATCCCCATCCCATCGaggcctgcagcctcctcagtgctgagtgctgcacaGATGTGGTCTCCACCGTGAGGAGAATGTGCTTTTGGGGGTGTGCTATGTGCAGCTCAGGGCCCCAGCACACATTTGTGCCGTGCCTAGTGACGCATGCTTGCAGCACCTAGCGCAGGATGGCCATTGACACAGCCCGGCACTCCCAAacccctgctgggcacagggcagggagctcaaccccctccctggggagGGCCACTCCACGCTGCACTGAACTATCCTCCTCTCCGTGCATGGCTGCCAGCACGAGAGAGGCCCGTGCCGAACCTCAGGTTGGCACAGACCAGTCAGTAGTTTTTGTAGAGGCTGAATGCAAAGGGGATGTTAACATTAAAAGTGATTTCTCCCTGAGCGATGCCCTGTCTGTGTCAAGGGGTGTTGGGAAAGATGTGCTACCTTTACCACCAGACCGGGCTGCTCTCAGGCCAGAGCTGACTGGAGTAATAGCACTCAGCTATTACTTCAATTTTCCACCACGAATAtcagttctctctctctcctggtgCCCACAAAAACACTCATGCATAGTTACACCACAGCAGTGTGGTGCAGGACTATGAAAGTACAGGAGTTACTGCCATGCCCTTGCAAATGTGGTAGTGGAACAGGGATTGCTGGAGTCCAGCCTGACAGGTAATGACAGAAATCTCATAGTCTGCCAACGCGGGTAAAGCTTCAGCTGGAGTGACCACATTCCTGGGCACTGCCCTCTGAGTAAACACAGCAACTGAGAGACTGAAGGAAACAGGGTCACTTAACTGGTGAAGGATgtgaaggaaagagaggaagttTTCAAATACAGAGAAAGCTGTTGCAAAGAGGAAAGGAATAATCTGTTCTCAGTTGCTATGGTAAATGAGATAATGGGTAATGAGCTTACACTGCAGAAAGGGAGAAGTTTAGGTCACTCATTAGGAAAAACAAGGCTGGTTAAGACTAGCAAGGCACTGGTACAGGTCACATGTGGGTTTGGCCAAGCCCCACACTTAGAGGACTCTAAGGACAGAAGTGTAGGTAAGATGTCAGAAATAATGAAAATAGAGTTGGTTCCTTCAATTGCTTGTGAGATCATCCCTTAAAGTCATCCTTCACCACCACCCCATCATCCCAGCTGCACATGGACACCAAGAAAAAGCTCCCCACATGCACAGAAGAAAGGCTGTCTCTGTCTCACTCTCTTATGTGACTTGAAAAAACAATCTGAAAaggacaaacaaaaccacagacaCTGTCTTTCTGCAAACACAAGACACCATTTTCACCTTTGCTGtttaagctgcagcacaagtgaAATTGATCAGGGCAACAGTGACTAACTGACCCAAGAGGCTGTTGCTCTTTCTTCACCAggatcttggcaggagactagCTCTATCAAGGTGGTAATATCAGCTCACAAATAGATCTGTGAACAGTGATTGCAGAGAGCATAACCAGATGGTCCCAGATCTTTTTTGGTGCCAGAAACACAGGCTGTTGTTGGCAGGTCCCAGTGAAGCTAGGGAGAGTAGGTGGTGGCTCACCAGGGGCCTgctgagaaaaagaaagatccACTTTTTAACAGATAAGTAGCAGGCTAGGGCCTGCTGGGCCAGGGAGATGGCCAGATGGCTGGGTAACACACAACCACCCAGAAAGCAAGCACACACAGACAGGACAAGCTGGACAGTGCAGGGTGGAGAggcagaaagaggaaaacaagataGACATGGGAGGAAGCTTCATGTAAAGTCACAGGGAGTTCTCAACTACACTCTGAATAGGGCTGTGCCCCATGAGTAGTAACCATGACCAGTGAGGCAACACACCACACAGGAAAAAGGGAAAGCCTTGAATGTACATAAGACTCAGTGGAGAAACCACGATGCTGAGGCTTTAACCTTAGCCTGGGAAGAGGCTAGCACAGCCTACAGGCATCATGTCAGACAAGGCAGGCATCGTGTTCAGAGATAGAGGTTTAATTTTCAGTCAACAACACAAAGAAGCAGTCATCCTAATTATGAATTTTTGCTCACATAAGGTTCAGAACTTGGCAAGGAGTGGGGGATGGACACAACAGACCCAGCAACAGCTTTGTCCCTCCCAGAATACTACAAAGTGACATTAGCTCACAAGCCACATGAGATTCCAACTGATGAGGCTGTTATGCCGCAGCGCATTGCACTGGAACCGGACTTTGCCTAGATCAAACTGATCGGTTACATGGAGTTGATCTGAATGTGCTGAAGATGCAGCATTAAGTGTCTGAagaccaggctgctgccaaACAAGAGCCAAGCAGCTCATGCTGCCCCCACTCTCTTGGGGGCACTGGCTTACCACATTGCAAGGGGTACTTCAAAAAGGCCAAAATATGATTAGCCTTGAGTTACTGCTCCTGTCTTTATTAAACCCCAAGAGATGTAGGACAAGGCAAGCCATGAGCACAGAAAGACAAGAACTACACACTACAGCTTTGGTGACTTCGTGTAAGTTTGGTTGTTCATATGCTTCACTGGATTTTTGTGACGGCTTCATGGATGGATTTGGCCACATAGTCCAGGTTCTTGGTAGTCAGGCCACACATGTTGATGCGCCCACTAGCCATCAGGTAGATGTGTTTTTCCTTGACCATGTATTCCACCTGCTTAGCTGGGGAAGCAATTGGATGTCAGGTCAGAGCAGCAATACTACAGCTCAGAAAAGCCCAAAGAACCAGTCAGAACTGCTTGAATCTTTCACAAGCagaaaacatcacagaatcattaaagttggtaaagatctccaagatcatcaagcccaactgtcaacccaactcTGACATGACCACTAAAACCATGTCCCAAGTGCCATATCTACAtgttttttaatatctccagggatggtgacttgacATCCCTAGGCAGCTTGTTCTGATGCCTGACCAAtctttcagtaaaaaaaaacttctgaatatcaaatctaaacctcccatggtgcaactcaaggccatttcctcttgtccagtTGCTTGTTACTTCAGAGAAGTGAAAAACACACACCTCAatacaaactcctttcaggtaggcATAAACAGCAGTAAAGTCTTccctgaaccttctcttctctagactaaacaattcTAGTTCCCTCAGACACTCAacttccagcactgctgctaagATGCTGCCTAGTGCTTCATCCCCGCCTAGCCAGAGGCAGTGATGCCAAGATGCCAGTAAGGTCCCAAAGAGATTCCTGTCTGTACTGCTTCAGCCTAGTTCACCCCCACAACAATATCCTCATCCAATCCTTTCACCAGCCACTTGGTACTTACGGTTCAACCCTGTGAAGCTAAACATGCCGATCTGCTCTGTGATATGGTTCCAGGTGCCTGGAGTCCCAAGGGACTCCAGTCGAGACCGGAGCTCTGACCGCATCAGCAAGACCCGATCTGCCATTGTCTTCACATTGTCCTTCCTGCCACAGGTAGGAAGCAGAGTGTGAGGAGAGGCACCCATCTGGTTTGGAGCCACTTGGCCAAGCCTGGCACTCAAACAGATAGCTTTCCCCCTCTACTGGCCCAGGCAACACATACCACTCGGCGAAGAGCTGCGGGGAAGCAAGTGTAGTTGCCACAATGCGCGCTCCCTGGGATGGAGGGTTGGACCAAGTGGTGCGCACAATCTTCTCCATCTGGGAAAGCACACGCTGCACGTTGTCTGTATCTTTCCCCACCACAGTCAGGTTCCCCACACGTTCATCTGTGGACAAGCCAAGAGATGTAAGCCTTTGGTCTCGCACATGATGGCAAAGCAGAGCTCTCCCCACCCCAGGTATGCCAGCCCCATCTGTCTGGGTATGATGCTATTGCGCCAGCTTACTGCCAGACACTCACTGTAGAGCCCAAAGTTCTTGGAAAACGACTGTGCACAGAAGAGCTCAAAGCCCTCGGAGACAAAGTATCGCACAGCCCAGGCATCCTTGTCCAGGCTGCCAGAGGCAAAACCTTGATACGCTGAGTCGAAGAACGGAAACAGGAACCGGCGCTGCAAGGAGGAACAGTGTTAGAGGGAAACTGCTTCCCCACAACCTTCACTTTACCACCCACTGTCCCCGTGGGAGGGAAAAATGATCACTGAGCTTCCAGGTGAATACAAAAGGAAACATGGTCCAGCAATACCAGACTGGGATCTTTTCTTCTACTGGGGTAAAACAGTAGGAAGACTAAAGCAGTCAATAGAGGTCAAATGAAATGCAAGAGAGAACTGCATTTGAGGACACAGGCATAAGAGATGCACCACCTAATATGCTATTATCCAGCACTGGTGAACAGCAGGTGCCTGTGGATAATCTTTCCAGCATGTTAAACCTCACTGCAGGCCATGCCAGAGTCTGAAAGCATGAACTCAGAGgtgtgagcagagctggcatACTTCTATCCCCTGAACACAAACAATCAGCATTCTGTCAGCCTCTTCCTTCAACACCTATTCAGTGGGTCTCTACCAACTCCTGCTGCATCTTATGCTATTCTCTAGAGCCTATTATGGGTCCAAGTGCTCTGGCTAGCTCAAGAGCTACCTGTCCTGTCAGCACTGCTTTAGCCTCAGCAGCAGTCCATACCTTCATAACAGCAGCAATCTGCTTCCACTGGTCAGGAGTAGGGTCTGTACCCGTTGGGTTGTGTGCACAAGCATGGAGGATGAAAATGGAGAACTCTGGAGCTtgctgaggagagagagaaggtcaTGGTCACACACATGGGCAAGACTGAGTACTCACAGCAGAAAGAGGCCCTGAGCTGCTTGGGACACCAGCAATCCACTTCCAGATGAAGCATACAAGagcccagccagctgctgatAGCACAATATCATGCTAAGTCCACACCACACCAGCTTTACTCACTTCCATGTCATTGAGCAGCCCCTGAAGATCCAGACCTCTCTTGGCAGCATCCCAGTAGTGGTAAGTTCTAATATCTTTAAATCCAGCATCCACAAACACAGAGTTGTGGttctctgaggaaaaaaaaaaatcacttttcaaAAAAAGCAGGTCCCACCTCTAGCAAGCCATCTTCTCAAGTCCCAGTCTCTTCCTAAATGTCAAAAAATACACCACGGAGGCATTCAATGCTCCCTTATCCAGTAAGGGCAAGGCCCCTGCCATTCCTCCCTTGCCCACAGACCTCCAGGGCTCTCTGCAAGGAGACAGCAGTACTGATTACAGCACTCACCCCAGGACGGAGCAGAGATGTAGACTGGAGTCGCTGTGTTGTTGTTTCCATTGTACCATCGCCTCAGAAACTCTGCACCGATACGCAGAGCGCCTGTCCCACCCAGGGACTGAACACTTCCAATCTGCAACAGAGACAGCTTCTATCAGATCAACGCACCTATTAATGCACAAAGAGACACTTGCAAGAGTGAGACAGGACCccagatgtgcagcctggagtcaTCTCAGCCAGAACACCATTCCCTTCCAGTCATCTTCAACATCTTTCAACACTCAGGTCAATACTGATGCATTCCACAGTTATAAATAGACACCAGTTATTCCTGTTACTTTTTGGCAGGCAGAAGATACCCAGCTTGTAACATATTTCAGGGAAGATGGTCTGTTACCTGACTTCAGTCTCCCATGGGGCAACAGTTaaaagataaaggaaaaaagcaaattCCAATCACATTACATATTCAGTCTTTCCCAACAACTACCACTACTTGCACATCAGCTTCACATACATGGGTTCATGAAATAACCTACAATCAGTAAAGACCATGTCCCCAAACCCTGTCAAAATACAGTCACTCCACAC includes:
- the GOT1 gene encoding aspartate aminotransferase, cytoplasmic → MAASIFSAVPRAPPVAVFKLTADFREDGDSRKVNLGVGAYRTDEGKPWVLPVVKKVEQMIANDNSLNHEYLPILGLPEFRANASRIALGDDSPAIKENRIGSVQSLGGTGALRIGAEFLRRWYNGNNNTATPVYISAPSWENHNSVFVDAGFKDIRTYHYWDAAKRGLDLQGLLNDMEQAPEFSIFILHACAHNPTGTDPTPDQWKQIAAVMKRRFLFPFFDSAYQGFASGSLDKDAWAVRYFVSEGFELFCAQSFSKNFGLYNERVGNLTVVGKDTDNVQRVLSQMEKIVRTTWSNPPSQGARIVATTLASPQLFAEWKDNVKTMADRVLLMRSELRSRLESLGTPGTWNHITEQIGMFSFTGLNPKQVEYMVKEKHIYLMASGRINMCGLTTKNLDYVAKSIHEAVTKIQ